The proteins below are encoded in one region of Nitrospira sp.:
- a CDS encoding calcium/proton exchanger, whose product MKGPIGSWLDWLLVLVPLAIVAEFIHLDPLVIFTLSGLAIVPLAGVLGKATEDLSNRFGEAIGGLLNASLGNLAELIIALAALRAGLHDVVKASLTGSILGNILLVLGMSMIVGGYYHERQRFNRTAAGMGTSLLLLAAIGLIVPALFHYAAGGRGKVVEQELSFEIALVLFAIYVLSLLFSLKTHRHLFSDERDASDSDPPVPLARPVIMLAVATVLIAVLSEFLVGTIEPAAERVGFTQIFVGVILVAIIGNAAEHSTAVLVARKNKMDLAFAIAVGSSLQIALFVAPLLVFASFLFGRPLNLIFTPFEVASVTISVFAVGFVAMDGESNWMEGVMLVGVYVILGVAFFFLPA is encoded by the coding sequence ATGAAAGGCCCGATCGGATCCTGGTTGGACTGGCTGCTGGTGCTGGTTCCCTTGGCGATCGTGGCGGAGTTCATTCACCTGGATCCGCTGGTGATCTTCACATTGTCGGGGTTGGCCATCGTCCCGCTCGCCGGTGTGCTCGGCAAAGCCACCGAAGACCTGTCGAACCGATTTGGCGAGGCCATCGGCGGCCTTCTGAATGCATCCCTGGGTAACCTCGCCGAATTGATCATTGCCTTGGCGGCGTTACGCGCGGGACTACACGATGTAGTGAAAGCCTCGCTTACCGGATCGATTCTCGGCAACATCCTCCTGGTGCTCGGCATGTCCATGATTGTGGGAGGATATTATCACGAACGCCAACGGTTCAATCGCACGGCCGCCGGAATGGGCACGAGCCTCCTGCTGCTGGCGGCAATCGGGTTGATCGTACCGGCGTTGTTTCACTATGCGGCCGGAGGACGTGGGAAAGTGGTGGAGCAAGAATTGAGCTTTGAAATCGCGCTCGTCCTCTTCGCCATTTACGTACTGAGTCTTCTATTCTCGCTCAAGACCCATCGGCATCTCTTTTCGGATGAACGGGATGCATCCGACAGCGACCCGCCCGTGCCACTGGCGAGACCGGTCATCATGCTGGCCGTGGCGACGGTGCTGATTGCAGTGTTGAGCGAATTTCTCGTCGGTACGATTGAGCCGGCCGCGGAGCGGGTGGGATTCACACAGATTTTCGTGGGGGTGATCTTGGTCGCCATTATCGGCAACGCCGCAGAACATTCGACCGCCGTGCTTGTCGCGAGGAAGAACAAGATGGATCTGGCGTTCGCGATCGCCGTCGGCTCCAGCCTCCAGATCGCCCTCTTCGTGGCGCCCCTGCTGGTCTTTGCGAGCTTTCTCTTCGGCCGTCCGTTGAACCTGATTTTTACGCCGTTCGAGGTCGCATCGGTCACGATCTCAGTGTTCGCGGTCGGATTCGTGGCCATGGATGGCGAATCGAACTGGATGGAGGGTGTGATGTTGGTTGGCGTGTACGTAATCCTGGGTGTCGCGTTTTTCTTCCTGCCCGCGTAA
- a CDS encoding coproporphyrinogen III oxidase — protein MRPVPPDTTSCDAWGLYVHIPFCRTRCAFCAFYLEIHHEHRATFFLDALARELHWYTRSSRTCDRPAQTLYLGGGTPTSLTPTQLCGLIHTIRAYVPLAAGAEVTVEAHPETLTQEMAESLRGAGVTRLSLGGESFEQEELLRAGRPASSEATASAVHLARAVGFEDINVDLMYGLPGQTLLSWTRTVEAVVAFGPSHVSCYALTVEDGSALANQISMGRAHPPDPDLQMELDRAAEVTLHKAGYRRYEISNYARPGHACRHNLLYWQNGDYLGLGPSAQSYVQGVRFGNIADLDRYGQLLAEGVPPLEYSESLSPERRAREALVFGLRQTAGVELALVDELCKDAQWQGTLTELIRGKMLERSGSHLHLSDRGRHFADTVAWQLL, from the coding sequence ATGCGTCCCGTCCCTCCCGACACCACTTCCTGCGATGCATGGGGGCTGTACGTCCACATCCCGTTCTGCAGGACACGGTGCGCGTTTTGCGCGTTTTATCTCGAAATTCACCACGAGCACCGCGCCACTTTTTTCCTCGACGCCCTCGCGCGGGAACTCCACTGGTACACTCGGTCGAGCCGCACGTGTGATCGCCCGGCACAGACCCTCTATCTGGGCGGCGGGACACCGACCTCCTTGACACCCACACAGCTGTGCGGTCTGATTCACACGATTCGGGCTTACGTGCCCCTCGCCGCTGGAGCGGAGGTCACGGTCGAAGCACATCCCGAGACCCTAACCCAAGAGATGGCGGAAAGTTTACGGGGTGCCGGTGTCACACGACTCAGCCTGGGCGGGGAATCTTTCGAACAGGAAGAACTGCTTCGAGCCGGACGGCCGGCATCATCGGAGGCCACCGCATCGGCCGTGCATCTTGCCCGCGCAGTCGGATTCGAAGACATCAACGTGGACCTGATGTATGGACTGCCGGGACAGACTCTGCTCAGTTGGACCCGCACAGTGGAAGCAGTCGTGGCGTTCGGCCCATCTCACGTCTCCTGCTATGCCCTGACGGTAGAGGACGGCTCGGCACTCGCCAACCAGATCAGTATGGGTCGGGCTCATCCCCCTGACCCCGACCTTCAAATGGAATTGGACCGTGCCGCGGAAGTCACGCTGCACAAGGCCGGCTATCGCCGATATGAAATCTCGAACTACGCACGGCCCGGACATGCCTGTCGCCATAATCTCCTGTACTGGCAAAACGGCGACTATCTGGGACTAGGTCCAAGTGCACAGTCGTACGTACAGGGAGTACGCTTTGGGAATATCGCCGACCTCGATCGGTACGGCCAGCTACTCGCCGAAGGGGTGCCCCCGCTCGAGTATTCAGAATCGCTGAGCCCCGAACGCCGGGCTCGAGAGGCGCTCGTCTTCGGGCTCCGTCAGACGGCCGGGGTCGAACTTGCCCTTGTCGACGAGCTGTGCAAGGACGCGCAGTGGCAAGGAACGCTGACGGAACTCATCCGTGGGAAGATGCTCGAACGGTCGGGCTCCCACTTGCATCTTTCCGACAGGGGACGCCATTTCGCGGATACCGTGGCATGGCAGCTCCTCTAG
- a CDS encoding methionine synthase has product MRPAVLPDKIVWDLFTLAGAVGEKDSSMSVSIEQLLQERIAVLDGAMGTMIQTYRLDEQAFRGERFKDWTRDLKGNNDLLNLTRPDIIEAIHRQYVEAGADIVETNTFNSQAISLADYGMESLAYELSKAGAECAKRAVTAVMAARPERTCFVAGAIGPTTKTSSISTDVNNPGARGATYEELVHAYYDQVRGLVDGGVDVLLVETIFDTLNAKAAFFAIEQLFDERKARLPVMASVTFIQAGSNRGVTGQTVEGFWNSISHVPLLSVGMNCALGPKEMRPLLEELASLAPIYISAHPNAGLPNPLLPTGFPETPDTLAPQLREWAQNGWLNVVGGCCGTTPPHIQRIAEAVKGLPPRKPSPVPRYLRLSGLEALTVRPESNFVNIGERTNVTGSPKFAKLILGGQYEEAVAVARQQVEGGAQIIDVNMDEGMLDSTAAMEKFLRLIAAEPDIARVPVMIDSSRWEVIETGLRNIQGKGVVNSISLKEGEAVFRHHATLVRRYGAAMVVMAFDEKGQADSLERKIEICGRAYAILTEQVGVPPEDIIFDPNILTVATGIEEHNHYAMDFIEAARWIKAKLPHCHVSGGISNISFSFRGNNVVREAMHAAFLYHAITAGLDMGIVNAGQLAVYEEVPKDLLELVEDVLLDRRADATERLVAFADTVKQQGKAVVKDDAWRQEPVNQRLAHALIKGITDYIEQDVEEARQQLGRPLLVIEGPLMDGMNVVGDLFGAGKMFLPQVVKSARVMKKAVAYLLPFMEAEKQAGGGRTQGTVLLATVKGDVHDIGKNIVGVVLGCNNYKVVDLGVMVPADKILSTAKAEKADVVGLSGLITPSLEEMVHVAKEMTREGFQVPLLIGGATTSKAHTAVKIAPAYKHGVVHVLDASRAVGVLGALMNPKEREPFANQVLKEQTAIRQAHQERGDKVLLPLPVARARALKTDWATVDVPSVSFLGVRTIESQPLSELVPYIDWTPFFHTWELRGRYPQILKDATVGPKAQELFDDARRMLDEIVSKRLLTAKAAYGFFPASGEGDDIVIYRDEARSSPLARVHTLRQQSEKPNGQPNLALADYVAPKTSGRQDHLGLFAVTAGLGLEALCAHYEKDHDDYNSIMAKALADRLAEAFAEYLHREARMQWGYGKDERLTNEELIKEAYRGIRPAPGYPACPDHTEKRQLFELLGAEKSADIRLTESLAMYPAASVSGWYFAHPEARYFGVGKIGRDQVEDYARRKDMSVAEIERWLAPNLGYEPDADVR; this is encoded by the coding sequence TTGCGCCCTGCCGTCCTTCCCGATAAGATCGTCTGGGATTTGTTCACGTTGGCAGGTGCGGTCGGAGAAAAGGATTCAAGCATGAGCGTGTCGATCGAGCAGTTACTGCAGGAACGGATCGCGGTCTTGGACGGCGCCATGGGGACGATGATCCAGACCTACCGATTGGACGAGCAGGCGTTTCGCGGTGAACGGTTCAAAGACTGGACGCGCGATCTGAAGGGCAACAACGATCTGCTCAACCTGACCCGCCCGGACATCATCGAGGCGATTCACCGCCAATACGTGGAAGCCGGGGCAGATATCGTCGAGACCAACACGTTTAATTCGCAGGCGATTTCGCTGGCTGACTACGGGATGGAGTCACTGGCCTACGAGCTGTCCAAAGCGGGGGCGGAGTGTGCCAAACGTGCCGTGACGGCGGTCATGGCGGCTCGACCGGAGCGAACGTGCTTTGTGGCGGGCGCCATTGGGCCCACCACGAAGACGTCGTCGATCTCCACCGACGTGAACAACCCCGGAGCCAGGGGAGCGACGTACGAGGAACTGGTTCATGCCTACTACGATCAAGTCCGGGGGTTGGTCGACGGGGGCGTCGATGTCCTGCTGGTCGAGACGATCTTCGATACGCTGAACGCGAAGGCCGCGTTTTTTGCAATTGAGCAATTGTTCGACGAGCGCAAAGCCCGCCTACCGGTGATGGCGTCGGTCACGTTCATTCAGGCCGGGAGCAATCGCGGCGTCACGGGACAGACGGTCGAAGGATTCTGGAACAGCATCTCGCATGTCCCACTGCTCAGCGTCGGCATGAATTGCGCGCTTGGGCCGAAGGAAATGCGCCCGTTGCTGGAAGAACTGGCGTCGCTGGCACCGATCTATATCAGCGCGCATCCAAATGCCGGACTGCCGAATCCGCTCTTGCCGACCGGATTTCCGGAAACCCCTGACACGCTCGCGCCTCAGTTGCGCGAATGGGCACAAAACGGATGGCTCAACGTGGTGGGCGGCTGCTGCGGAACGACCCCGCCCCACATCCAACGGATCGCGGAGGCCGTCAAGGGATTGCCGCCGCGAAAGCCCTCGCCGGTACCGCGGTATCTGCGTCTGAGCGGACTGGAAGCCCTGACCGTACGGCCCGAATCGAACTTCGTCAACATCGGCGAACGGACCAACGTCACCGGATCTCCCAAATTCGCCAAACTGATTTTGGGCGGCCAGTACGAGGAAGCGGTGGCGGTGGCGCGTCAACAGGTCGAGGGCGGGGCACAAATCATCGATGTCAATATGGATGAAGGCATGCTGGACTCCACGGCGGCCATGGAGAAATTCCTGCGCCTGATTGCCGCCGAGCCGGACATCGCCCGCGTGCCGGTCATGATCGACAGTTCGAGATGGGAGGTGATCGAGACGGGCCTTCGAAACATCCAGGGCAAGGGGGTCGTCAACTCGATCAGCCTGAAAGAGGGCGAGGCCGTGTTTCGTCATCATGCCACGCTGGTCCGCCGATATGGGGCGGCCATGGTCGTGATGGCGTTCGACGAAAAGGGCCAGGCCGACAGCCTCGAGAGAAAGATCGAAATCTGTGGGCGTGCCTATGCGATCCTGACCGAACAGGTGGGCGTGCCGCCGGAGGATATCATCTTCGACCCGAACATCCTGACGGTGGCGACGGGGATCGAGGAGCACAATCACTACGCCATGGACTTCATCGAGGCCGCACGGTGGATCAAGGCCAAATTGCCGCACTGTCACGTGAGCGGTGGGATCAGCAACATCTCCTTCTCGTTTCGAGGCAATAATGTGGTCCGGGAAGCCATGCACGCGGCGTTCCTCTACCATGCCATCACAGCCGGCCTCGACATGGGGATTGTCAACGCCGGCCAATTGGCGGTGTACGAGGAGGTACCTAAAGACCTGCTCGAATTGGTCGAGGACGTCCTGCTGGATCGACGCGCCGACGCCACCGAACGTTTGGTCGCCTTTGCCGACACGGTCAAACAGCAGGGCAAGGCCGTCGTCAAGGACGATGCGTGGCGCCAAGAGCCGGTCAATCAGCGGCTGGCGCATGCGCTGATCAAGGGCATTACCGACTACATCGAGCAAGACGTCGAAGAAGCCAGGCAACAACTCGGCCGGCCGCTGCTCGTCATCGAAGGGCCGCTCATGGACGGCATGAACGTCGTGGGCGATCTGTTCGGCGCCGGAAAGATGTTCTTGCCGCAAGTGGTCAAGAGCGCCCGGGTCATGAAGAAAGCCGTCGCCTACTTGCTCCCGTTCATGGAAGCGGAAAAACAGGCCGGCGGAGGACGTACGCAGGGCACCGTCCTGTTGGCGACGGTCAAGGGGGACGTGCACGACATCGGCAAGAACATCGTCGGGGTGGTGCTCGGTTGCAACAATTATAAAGTAGTCGATTTGGGAGTGATGGTGCCCGCGGACAAGATTCTGTCCACCGCGAAGGCTGAGAAGGCCGACGTCGTCGGTCTGAGCGGATTGATCACGCCGTCGTTGGAAGAGATGGTCCACGTGGCGAAGGAGATGACGCGCGAGGGATTTCAGGTTCCTCTGCTGATCGGCGGGGCCACCACGAGCAAGGCCCACACGGCGGTGAAGATCGCCCCGGCCTACAAGCACGGGGTCGTTCATGTCTTGGACGCCTCGCGCGCGGTCGGCGTGCTCGGTGCGCTCATGAATCCGAAGGAGCGGGAGCCTTTTGCCAATCAGGTCCTCAAGGAGCAAACCGCGATCCGGCAGGCGCACCAGGAACGGGGCGACAAGGTGTTGCTCCCCTTGCCCGTGGCGCGGGCGCGGGCACTGAAGACGGATTGGGCGACCGTCGATGTGCCCTCCGTGAGCTTCCTGGGCGTGAGGACGATCGAGTCGCAGCCCCTGTCTGAGTTGGTTCCGTACATCGACTGGACCCCATTCTTCCACACGTGGGAATTGCGGGGGCGGTATCCGCAGATTCTGAAGGATGCGACGGTGGGACCAAAGGCGCAGGAACTCTTCGACGATGCCCGTCGCATGCTGGACGAGATCGTTTCGAAGCGATTGCTGACCGCCAAGGCCGCCTATGGATTCTTCCCTGCGAGTGGCGAGGGCGACGACATCGTCATATACCGTGATGAAGCGCGATCGTCTCCGCTTGCGCGGGTCCACACGCTGCGCCAGCAGTCGGAAAAGCCGAACGGTCAGCCGAATTTGGCTCTCGCGGACTACGTCGCGCCGAAAACAAGCGGCCGCCAGGACCATCTGGGACTGTTTGCCGTGACGGCGGGTCTGGGGTTGGAGGCGCTCTGTGCCCACTATGAGAAGGATCATGACGACTACAATTCCATCATGGCCAAGGCGTTGGCAGACCGGTTGGCGGAAGCCTTTGCCGAGTACCTTCACAGGGAAGCTCGGATGCAGTGGGGGTACGGGAAGGATGAGCGGCTGACGAATGAGGAGTTGATCAAGGAGGCGTATCGCGGAATCCGCCCGGCGCCCGGCTATCCGGCATGCCCCGATCATACGGAGAAAAGACAGCTCTTCGAGTTGCTCGGTGCGGAAAAGTCGGCCGACATCCGGCTGACCGAATCGCTGGCCATGTATCCTGCCGCGTCTGTCAGCGGATGGTATTTCGCGCATCCGGAAGCCCGCTATTTCGGCGTCGGCAAGATCGGCCGTGACCAAGTGGAAGACTACGCCCGCCGCAAAGATATGAGCGTGGCCGAGATCGAGCGTTGGCTCGCGCCCAACTTAGGCTACGAGCCGGATGCGGACGTGCGCTAG
- the clpS gene encoding ATP-dependent Clp protease adapter protein ClpS, translating to MASPSTPLIVPDTTEEVGTGTGDGTEARVIVHNCDCHTYQQVIQLFCAIIPGMTPAKAFELAYKIDHEGQAVVYTGAWKDAEIIAKRLAEGGLRVAVQ from the coding sequence ATGGCGAGCCCCTCCACCCCTCTGATCGTTCCCGACACGACCGAGGAGGTCGGCACGGGTACCGGAGACGGCACCGAAGCGCGGGTGATCGTTCATAACTGCGACTGCCACACGTACCAGCAAGTTATTCAGTTGTTCTGCGCAATTATCCCCGGCATGACACCTGCGAAGGCCTTTGAACTGGCCTATAAAATCGATCACGAGGGACAAGCGGTCGTGTACACGGGTGCATGGAAGGATGCCGAAATCATTGCAAAACGATTAGCCGAGGGCGGACTGCGCGTGGCGGTGCAATAG
- a CDS encoding non-canonical purine NTP pyrophosphatase, with amino-acid sequence MKELVLATRNPDKGRELHALLADLGICIRTMVDFPDAPEVVEDGATCEANAVKKAVSIARYTGLTAIADDTGLEVAALGGRPGVHAARYAGEHATYEDNCQKLLRELNGVPPEKRQARFVTVAAIAQPDGRAQVTQGELNGLITESSMGRGGFGYDPVFLISEQGRTLAELTSEEKNRISHRARAFRKIMALLSEHGTMSDREPSNVERSGN; translated from the coding sequence ATGAAAGAGTTGGTACTCGCGACGAGGAATCCTGACAAAGGCCGTGAGCTTCACGCACTGTTGGCCGATCTTGGGATTTGCATTCGGACGATGGTGGATTTTCCTGATGCGCCGGAGGTCGTGGAGGACGGAGCGACATGTGAAGCCAATGCCGTCAAGAAGGCGGTATCGATTGCACGGTATACGGGACTCACGGCCATCGCAGACGATACGGGCCTTGAAGTCGCCGCGCTCGGTGGACGCCCCGGGGTCCATGCGGCCAGGTACGCAGGCGAGCATGCGACCTATGAGGACAATTGCCAAAAATTGCTCCGAGAGTTGAACGGCGTCCCGCCCGAGAAGCGTCAGGCCCGATTCGTGACCGTTGCGGCGATTGCCCAACCGGACGGCCGCGCGCAGGTGACGCAGGGCGAATTGAACGGCTTGATCACAGAGTCGTCAATGGGCCGTGGCGGCTTCGGATACGATCCCGTCTTCCTCATTTCCGAACAGGGGAGGACGTTGGCAGAACTGACGTCGGAGGAGAAAAACCGGATCAGCCATCGTGCCCGCGCGTTCCGCAAGATCATGGCTCTCTTGAGCGAGCATGGGACCATGAGCGACCGTGAGCCTTCGAATGTGGAACGATCAGGGAATTAA
- a CDS encoding ribonuclease PH — MGSETSSGARRDGRGVLELRPVKFTRNFNKYAEGSVLIEMGDTKVICTASVEEKVPPFLKDKGQGWITAEYAMLPRATHDRSPREAVKGKQGGRTLEIQRLVGRALRAVVDMNQMGERTIWIDCDVIQADGGTRTASITGSFIAMADSFQVLKKRGAIKQRPLLDYLAAVSVGKIDGKTMLDLAYSEDSAAEVDMNVVMTGQGRFVEVQGTAERYSFDKKDFDEFLSLGWQGIQQLVSFQKDLIGGLD, encoded by the coding sequence ATGGGCTCGGAAACGAGTAGCGGCGCACGCAGGGACGGGAGGGGCGTCCTTGAGTTGCGCCCCGTGAAGTTCACAAGAAACTTCAATAAATATGCAGAAGGGTCTGTTTTAATTGAGATGGGTGACACCAAAGTGATCTGTACGGCGTCGGTCGAGGAGAAGGTGCCGCCCTTTCTGAAAGATAAGGGGCAGGGATGGATCACGGCGGAGTACGCCATGTTGCCGAGGGCCACTCATGATCGGTCTCCGCGGGAGGCAGTCAAGGGCAAGCAGGGAGGGCGGACGCTCGAGATTCAACGCCTGGTGGGGCGCGCGCTTCGGGCGGTCGTCGACATGAACCAAATGGGCGAGCGGACGATCTGGATCGATTGCGACGTGATTCAAGCGGACGGCGGGACTCGCACGGCCTCGATCACCGGTTCGTTCATTGCGATGGCCGATTCATTTCAAGTCCTGAAAAAGAGGGGAGCGATCAAGCAGCGGCCTCTCCTGGATTACTTGGCCGCTGTCAGCGTGGGGAAGATCGACGGAAAGACCATGTTGGATCTGGCCTATTCAGAGGATTCAGCCGCTGAGGTCGATATGAACGTGGTCATGACCGGCCAAGGCCGGTTTGTGGAAGTCCAGGGGACCGCGGAGCGCTATTCGTTCGATAAAAAGGACTTTGACGAGTTTCTATCTCTCGGTTGGCAGGGAATTCAGCAGTTGGTCAGTTTTCAAAAGGACCTGATTGGCGGGTTGGATTAG
- a CDS encoding two-component system response regulator, with product MEISALRQSLDNKSILIVDDEEPIRKLLAALLQRHGYECALAGDAREARQRLAEQEFAIALCDVNLPGESGMDLVRHILSEGSTTACIMVTGLDSPVLANAALDMGAFGYIIKPFETNEVVISISNALRRRRAELENRSHTDSLEQMVRTRTIALQQALEWLERSEKELRLSREETIQRLAIAAEFRDRSTAKHIQRMAHYCELLARKAGLNDEQCELIRTASPMHDIGKIGTPDHVLLKPGKFTPEEFSVIAQHAEIGYRILSGSDAELLKVAAVIAWTHHERFDGTGYPRGLKGESIPLEGRIAAIADSFDALTTQRVYKPAFSLEHAIDLMRKHRGQHFDPTLLDTFFNSMDDILRIQKDYPDLTGGGQVQFNESPL from the coding sequence ATGGAGATTTCAGCTCTGCGACAGAGCCTCGACAATAAATCCATCCTCATCGTCGATGACGAAGAACCGATCCGGAAACTGTTGGCTGCACTCCTGCAGCGCCACGGATACGAATGCGCGTTGGCGGGCGATGCGCGAGAGGCCCGCCAGCGTCTGGCCGAACAGGAGTTCGCCATTGCGCTGTGCGACGTCAACCTGCCGGGCGAATCGGGCATGGACCTCGTGCGGCATATTCTCAGCGAAGGCTCGACGACGGCCTGTATCATGGTGACGGGATTGGACAGCCCGGTCCTTGCCAACGCCGCCCTCGACATGGGTGCCTTCGGCTATATCATCAAGCCATTTGAAACCAATGAAGTCGTCATCAGTATCTCGAATGCCTTGCGACGCCGCCGGGCAGAACTTGAAAATCGGTCGCATACCGACTCGCTCGAACAGATGGTTCGGACCCGAACGATCGCGCTCCAACAAGCGCTGGAATGGCTCGAACGCAGTGAAAAGGAGTTGCGGCTGTCGCGCGAAGAGACGATTCAACGTCTTGCCATCGCAGCCGAATTCCGCGACCGGTCGACGGCCAAGCACATTCAACGGATGGCGCACTACTGCGAACTCCTCGCGCGCAAGGCGGGTCTCAACGACGAACAATGCGAACTCATCCGCACGGCAAGTCCGATGCACGACATCGGCAAGATCGGCACGCCCGACCACGTCTTGTTGAAGCCCGGCAAGTTCACCCCCGAGGAATTCAGCGTGATCGCGCAACACGCGGAGATCGGCTACCGCATTCTCAGCGGATCGGACGCGGAGTTGCTGAAAGTCGCCGCCGTGATTGCCTGGACGCATCACGAACGCTTCGATGGGACCGGCTATCCGCGTGGGCTCAAGGGCGAGAGCATTCCCCTGGAAGGACGCATCGCCGCCATCGCCGATTCCTTCGACGCGCTCACCACGCAACGCGTCTACAAGCCTGCATTCAGCCTCGAACATGCCATCGATCTGATGCGTAAGCACAGGGGCCAGCATTTCGATCCGACGCTCCTCGACACGTTCTTCAATTCGATGGATGATATCCTGCGCATCCAGAAGGACTACCCCGACCTGACCGGCGGCGGCCAAGTTCAGTTCAACGAATCCCCGCTCTAG